In a single window of the Bos javanicus breed banteng chromosome 16, ARS-OSU_banteng_1.0, whole genome shotgun sequence genome:
- the ZNF281 gene encoding zinc finger protein 281, whose amino-acid sequence MKVGSAFLSGGGGGAGSGGRAEMEPSFPPGMVMFNHRLPPVASFARPAGAAAPPPQCVLAAAPAAAPAAEPPPAPAPDVTFKKEPAAPGAAFPAQRTPWGFLQSLVSIKQEKPADPDEPPGAPHPHYGGLFAGADERAPGLGGGDGGGAGVIQDLSALHPPPPAPHQHPHPRDVLLGRTDDPRGPEEPKPDASVKKAKRPKPESQGIKAKRKPGASSKPPPAGDGEGSVLSPSQKPHVCDHCSAAFRSSYHLRRHVLIHTGERPFQCGQCSMGFIQKYLLQRHEKIHSREKPFGCDQCSMKFIQKYHMERHKRTHSGEKPYRCDTCQQYFSRTDRLLKHRRTCGEALGKGAPSAEPGSSGSHSGVGNLAVLSQGNTSSSRRKAKSKSLAVESKEPKAGKASESHLSTSVNTQSYSVEMPAVPSSGGIVGPDIDELQKRVPKLIFKKGSRKSTDKNYLNFVSPLPDLVGQKSLSGKPSGSLGIVSNSSVETISLLQSTGGKQGQISSNYDDAMQFSKKRRYLPTASSNSAFSVSVGHMVSPQSVIQSAGVGVLDSEAPLSLIDSSALNAEIKSCHDKSGIPDEVLQSILDQYSNKSESQKEDPFSIAEPRVDLHASGEHSELVQEENLSPGTQTPSNDKASMLQEYSKYLQQAFEKSTNAGFTLGHGFQFVSLSSPLHNHTLFPEKQIYTTSPLECGFGQSVTSVLPSSLPKPPFGMLFGSQPGLYLSALDATHQQLTPSQELDDLIDSQKNLETSSAFQSSSQKLTSQKEQQKNLESSTSFQIPSQELASQIDPQKDVEPRTTYQIENFAQAFGSQFKSGSRVPMTFITNSNGEVDHRARTSVSDFSGYTNMMSDVSEPCSTRVKTPTSQSYR is encoded by the coding sequence ATGAAAGTCGGCAGCGCGTTCctgagcggcggcggcggcggcgcgggcagCGGCGGGCGGGCGGAGATGGAGCCTAGCTTCCCGCCGGGCATGGTGATGTTCAACCACCGGCTGCCCCCGGTCGCCAGCTTCGCGCGGCCGGCGGGCGCGGCCGCCCCTCCCCCGCAGTGCGTGCTGGCCGCCGCCCCGGCCGCGGCCCCGGCCGCCGAGCCCCCCCCGGCGCCCGCCCCGGACGTGACTTTCAAGAAGGAGCCGGCGGCGCCCGGCGCGGCCTTCCCGGCGCAGAGGACCCCCTGGGGCTTCCTGCAGTCGCTGGTCAGCATCAAGCAGGAGAAGCCGGCCGACCCCGACGAGCCGCcgggcgccccccacccccactacgGGGGGCTGTTCGCGGGGGCCGACGAGCGGGCGCCGGGGCTGGGCGGCGGGGACGGGGGCGGCGCGGGCGTCATCCAGGACCTGAGCGCCCTGCacccgccgccgcccgccccgcACCAGCACCCGCACCCGCGCGACGTGCTGCTCGGCCGGACTGACGACCCCCGCGGCCCCGAGGAGCCCAAGCCGGACGCGAGCGTCAAGAAGGCCAAGAGGCCAAAGCCAGAATCTCAGGGAATCAAAGCCAAGAGGAAGCCGGGCGCCTCTTCCAAGCCGCCGCCGGCGGGGGACGGGGAGGGCTCCGTGCTGTCCCCGAGCCAGAAGCCCCACGTCTGCGACCACTGCAGCGCGGCGTTCCGCAGCTCCTACCACCTGCGCCGGCACGTCCTCATCCACACGGGCGAGCGGCCCTTCCAGTGCGGCCAGTGCAGCATGGGCTTCATCCAGAAGTACCTGCTGCAGCGGCACGAGAAGATCCACAGCCGCGAGAAGCCCTTCGGCTGCGACCAGTGCAGCATGAAGTTCATCCAGAAGTACCACATGGAGAGGCACAAGCGCACGCACAGCGGAGAAAAGCCATACAGATGCGACACTTGCCAGCAGTACTTCTCCAGGACTGACCGGCTGCTGAAGCACAGGCGCACGTGCGGGGAGGCCCTGGGCAAGGGGGCGCCCAGCGCGGAACCTGGGTCCTCCGGCAGCCACAGCGGCGTGGGTAACCTGGCTGTGTTGTCTCAGGGAAATACCAGTTCTTCGAGGAGAAAAGCGAAGTCCAAGAGCCTCGCGGTTGAGAGCAAGGAGCCCAAGGCGGGGAAAGCGAGTGAATCCCACCTGTCCACCAGTGTAAACACGCAGAGTTACTCCGTAGAAATGCCTGCCGTGCCTTCCAGTGGAGGCATCGTTGGCCCTGACATAGACGAGCTCCAGAAGAGGGTGCCAAAACTGATCTTCAagaaaggaagcaggaagagCACCGATAAAAACTACCTGAATTTTGTGTCACCGTTACCAGACCTGGTTGGGCAGAAGTCCTTGTCCGGGAAACCCAGCGGCTCCCTTGGCATCGTGTCAAACAGTAGCGTGGAGACCATTAGTCTCCTCCAGAGTACAGGTGGCAAACAAGGTCAGATAAGCAGTAACTACGATGATGCCATGCAGTTCTCAAAGAAAAGAAGATACCTGCCAACCGCCAGCAGCAACAGTGCCTTTTCTGTGAGCGTGGGGCACATGGTGTCCCCGCAGTCCGTCATTCAGTCCGCGGGCGTCGGTGTTCTGGACAGTGAGGCCCCGTTGTCCCTTATTGACTCCTCCGCCCTGAACGCGGAGATTAAGTCTTGTCATGACAAGTCAGGAATTCCTGACGAGGTTTTACAGAGTATTTTGGATCAGTACTCCAACAAGTCGGAGAGCCAGAAGGAGGACCCCTTCAGTATAGCGGAGCCACGAGTGGATCTGCACGCCTCAGGAGAACACTCGGAACTGGTTCAAGAGGAAAATTTGAGCCCTGGCACCCAAACTCCTTCAAATGACAAGGCGAGCATGTTGCAAGAATACTCCAAATACCTCCAACAGGCTTTTGAAAAATCCACGAATGCAGGTTTTACTCTGGGACACGGTTTCCAGTTTGTCAGCCTGTCTTCACCTCTCCACAACCACACTTTATTCCCAGAAAAACAGATATACACTACGTCTCCTTTGGAGTGTGGTTTCGGCCAGTCTGTTACCTCAGTGTTGCCATCTTCATTGCCAAAGCCTCCTTTTGGGATGTTGTTTGGGTCTCAGCCAGGTCTTTATTTATCCGCTTTGGATGCCACACATCAGCAGTTGACACCTTCCCAGGAGCTGGACGACCTGATAGATTCTCAGAAGAATTTAGAGACGTCGTCAGCCTTCCAGTCTTCATCTCAGAAACTGACTAGCCAGAAGGAACAGCAGAAAAACTTAGAGTCCTCAACAAGCTTTCAGATTCCATCTCAGGAGTTAGCTAGCCAGATAGATCCTCAGAAAGACGTAGAGCCTAGAACAACGTACCAGATCGAGAACTTCGCACAAGCGTTTGGTTCTCAGTTCAAGTCGGGCAGCAGGGTGCCAATGACCTTTATCACTAACTCTAATGGAGAAGTGGACCATAGAGCAAGGACTTCAGTGTCAGATTTCTCAGGGTATACAAACATGATGTCTGATGTTAGTGAGCCATGTAGTACCAGAGTAAAGACCCCCACCAGCCAGAGTTACAGGTAA